In Rubrobacter naiadicus, the following are encoded in one genomic region:
- a CDS encoding HAD family hydrolase, whose translation MVTRNVVLDVDGTLMDTNYLHVEAWARAFEEVGMRIPRAAIHKQIGRGSDQLIARFTQDEEVAGRVDELHSELYSGFQEFGYPLPGASEMIQTLSERGYQVWFVTSAKPEELEHHLRALDAGERLSGVVSSGDVERSKPAPDIFELALERAGASPEETVAVGDSVWDVEAAGAAGIRTLAVLTGGAFSEAELREAGAAGVYRDCEALLASGFPR comes from the coding sequence ATGGTGACGAGGAACGTCGTCCTGGACGTCGACGGGACGCTCATGGACACGAATTATCTGCACGTCGAGGCCTGGGCCCGGGCCTTCGAGGAGGTCGGGATGAGGATACCGCGGGCCGCCATACACAAACAGATAGGGCGTGGATCGGACCAGCTCATCGCCCGCTTCACGCAGGACGAGGAAGTGGCAGGGAGGGTCGACGAGCTGCACAGCGAACTCTACTCCGGGTTCCAGGAGTTCGGCTACCCCCTTCCCGGGGCGTCCGAGATGATCCAAACCCTCTCGGAGCGGGGCTACCAGGTGTGGTTCGTCACCAGCGCGAAGCCCGAGGAGCTCGAGCATCACCTGCGGGCGCTCGACGCCGGGGAACGTCTCTCCGGCGTGGTCTCATCCGGCGACGTCGAGCGGTCCAAGCCGGCCCCGGACATCTTCGAGCTCGCCCTCGAACGGGCCGGAGCCTCTCCGGAGGAGACCGTCGCGGTGGGGGACTCGGTGTGGGACGTCGAGGCCGCCGGGGCGGCGGGGATCCGGACGCTCGCCGTGCTTACCGGCGGCGCTTTCAGCGAGGCCGAGCTGCGCGAGGCGGGCGCCGCGGGGGTCTACCGCGACTGCGAGGCGTTGCTCGCGTCCGGATTCCCCAGGTAG
- the larC gene encoding nickel pincer cofactor biosynthesis protein LarC produces MSHVHFQPFGGAAGDMSLAALIQAGAPAEEVSSGLEALGLSLELHLEEVQISGVRALHLYFHAPPEHAHRTLRDIRRMVEGSGLPDRVVGRAMDAFTRLAEAEGEVHGTPPEEVTFHEVGASDSIADIVGVCLALELLGADSVSCAPLPLGGGVTRSAHGPLPAPGPATLEVLRGARIRWEEVPHEMTTPTGAALMVSLTGGRFTGAAPPMTLSSCGYGAGSARFEEVPNLLRAVVGQLEGPAGDIELLEANVDDASGEILGSAVGRLLEAGALDAWLEPIVMKKGRGAYKLCALAGGADSEKLARLTMRETGTLGVRHHPVSRTVAERRTVSVTLPYGSCRVKVGSIDGEDFIASPEHEDVERLSREAGLPLVRVYADAREACTRYLGNPDASNASQSR; encoded by the coding sequence CTGAGCCACGTACACTTCCAGCCCTTCGGCGGGGCCGCGGGCGACATGTCGCTCGCGGCCCTCATACAGGCGGGAGCCCCCGCTGAGGAGGTCTCGTCCGGCCTCGAGGCCCTCGGGCTCTCGCTCGAGCTGCATCTCGAGGAGGTGCAGATAAGCGGGGTGCGGGCGCTGCACCTCTACTTTCATGCTCCTCCCGAGCACGCCCACCGCACCCTGCGCGACATCCGGCGCATGGTCGAGGGTTCCGGGCTCCCCGACCGCGTCGTCGGTCGGGCGATGGACGCCTTCACAAGGCTCGCCGAGGCCGAGGGCGAGGTGCACGGCACTCCTCCCGAGGAGGTCACCTTCCACGAGGTGGGGGCGTCGGATTCGATCGCGGACATCGTCGGGGTCTGCCTGGCGCTGGAGCTGCTCGGGGCCGATTCGGTGAGCTGCGCCCCGCTCCCCCTCGGGGGCGGCGTCACCCGCAGCGCCCACGGTCCCCTCCCCGCCCCCGGACCGGCCACGCTCGAAGTACTGCGCGGGGCGAGGATCAGGTGGGAGGAGGTTCCCCACGAGATGACCACCCCGACCGGGGCCGCGCTCATGGTCTCGCTGACCGGCGGACGCTTCACCGGTGCCGCCCCGCCGATGACGCTCTCCTCCTGCGGCTACGGTGCCGGGAGCGCCCGCTTCGAGGAGGTGCCGAACCTGCTGCGCGCGGTGGTCGGCCAGCTCGAAGGCCCCGCCGGGGACATAGAGCTGCTCGAGGCCAACGTGGACGACGCTTCGGGGGAGATCCTCGGCTCCGCCGTCGGGAGGCTGCTGGAGGCCGGGGCGCTCGACGCCTGGCTCGAACCGATCGTGATGAAGAAGGGGCGCGGGGCGTACAAGCTCTGCGCCCTCGCCGGAGGCGCGGATAGCGAGAAGCTGGCGCGGCTCACGATGCGCGAGACGGGCACCCTGGGCGTCCGGCACCATCCCGTCTCCCGCACCGTCGCCGAGCGGCGTACCGTGAGCGTGACCCTCCCCTACGGAAGCTGTCGGGTGAAGGTCGGGAGCATCGACGGGGAGGATTTCATCGCCTCACCCGAGCACGAAGACGTCGAGAGGCTCTCCAGGGAGGCCGGGCTTCCCCTGGTGCGCGTGTACGCCGACGCGCGGGAGGCCTGCACCCGCTACCTGGGGAATCCGGACGCGAGCAACGCCTCGCAGTCGCGGTAG
- a CDS encoding DUF3618 domain-containing protein, whose translation MSEIPERIEREMFEIRSRMTRDLVDLRKHVDPKVVGERVKENARQRARKLLGRLQKELRQRAEKALASARGQMLAAREASEKRDPAILADAVRSDPVPAAILVAVVVLMASAARRSNGAR comes from the coding sequence GTGAGCGAGATACCTGAACGCATAGAGAGGGAGATGTTCGAGATCCGGAGCCGCATGACCCGGGATCTCGTGGATCTGCGCAAGCACGTGGACCCGAAGGTCGTCGGCGAGCGGGTCAAGGAGAACGCGCGACAGAGGGCACGAAAGCTGCTCGGTCGGCTGCAGAAAGAGCTGCGCCAACGGGCGGAGAAGGCCCTGGCATCGGCGCGGGGCCAGATGCTCGCGGCGCGCGAGGCGAGCGAGAAGCGCGACCCCGCGATACTCGCCGACGCGGTGCGCAGCGACCCGGTCCCGGCGGCGATCCTGGTCGCCGTGGTGGTGCTGATGGCGAGTGCGGCGCGGCGGTCGAACGGGGCGAGGTAA
- a CDS encoding phage holin family protein: MTDQRERVAEVSREVEEGPPPSDRSIKEIIDALRPQLQELVSKQMELTKAELAPSGRRAGMSLGLLLTGAAFMLLFTIFICFTAVYAIALALPLWLSFLIVSVILLVLGAILAGAGAASLRKVDPVPRRSIRALRQNIDWVKGQLKK; the protein is encoded by the coding sequence TTGACCGATCAGAGAGAGCGGGTGGCCGAGGTCTCGAGGGAGGTGGAGGAAGGTCCACCGCCTTCGGACCGCAGCATAAAGGAGATAATAGATGCCCTGCGACCCCAGTTGCAGGAGCTGGTCAGCAAGCAGATGGAGCTGACGAAGGCCGAGCTGGCCCCGAGCGGCAGGCGCGCTGGGATGAGCCTGGGGCTGTTGCTCACCGGTGCGGCCTTCATGCTCCTGTTCACGATCTTCATCTGCTTCACCGCGGTCTACGCGATCGCGCTCGCCCTCCCCTTGTGGCTATCGTTCCTTATAGTCTCTGTTATACTGCTCGTGCTCGGCGCGATACTGGCCGGGGCGGGTGCGGCCTCGCTGCGCAAGGTCGACCCGGTGCCGCGCCGGTCCATACGGGCGCTGCGTCAGAACATCGACTGGGTGAAGGGGCAGCTCAAAAAGTGA
- the yqeC gene encoding selenium cofactor biosynthesis protein YqeC, with amino-acid sequence MKLHEALEIRAGDVVAFAGAGGKSGAIIGVSAEFAGEGARVLVVPTTKMFLEEAAKIGPVLTSENLSELRDRVGEAFGVSRAVVAGSTLLSKERVGGVEPSWVDELRTLADVVLVEADGARRRLIKGTAEHEPVLPGSVTLTVAVGNVEALGKPVDERYVHRPEIFSELTGVGAGHTITASAFARALAQGSLGRVPEGCRKAVLITGVRPGLVMSDASLIARELWGMGVKNVVLTSLPQEEPVQVWTL; translated from the coding sequence TTGAAGCTACATGAGGCTTTAGAGATCAGAGCGGGAGACGTGGTCGCGTTCGCCGGGGCGGGAGGGAAGTCTGGGGCGATCATCGGCGTCTCCGCGGAGTTCGCCGGGGAGGGTGCCCGGGTTCTCGTGGTGCCGACGACCAAGATGTTCCTGGAGGAGGCGGCGAAGATAGGACCCGTACTGACCTCGGAGAACCTGAGCGAGCTCCGGGACCGCGTCGGGGAGGCCTTCGGGGTGTCGCGGGCGGTCGTCGCGGGCAGCACGCTGCTCTCGAAGGAGAGGGTGGGCGGCGTGGAGCCGTCCTGGGTGGACGAGCTGAGGACGCTAGCGGACGTCGTGCTGGTCGAGGCGGACGGCGCCAGGCGCCGTCTCATCAAAGGCACCGCGGAGCACGAGCCCGTCCTCCCGGGCTCCGTCACGCTCACCGTGGCCGTGGGCAACGTCGAGGCGCTCGGCAAGCCGGTCGACGAGCGCTACGTCCACCGGCCGGAGATCTTCTCCGAGCTCACCGGGGTCGGCGCCGGACACACCATAACCGCTTCCGCCTTCGCCCGGGCTCTGGCGCAGGGCTCGCTCGGCAGGGTCCCCGAGGGTTGCCGCAAGGCCGTGCTCATCACCGGGGTACGCCCCGGGCTCGTGATGTCCGACGCCTCCCTCATCGCGCGAGAGCTGTGGGGGATGGGCGTGAAGAACGTCGTCCTCACCTCCCTGCCGCAGGAGGAGCCCGTCCAGGTCTGGACCCTCTGA
- a CDS encoding GntR family transcriptional regulator, whose product MVLPGVDHGSGIPIYLQIVERIRHAVEVGSFEAGHRLPTVRALARELGVAPNTVVRAYGELRREGLIESRPGVGTVVAGTAGTRVRERRVQDVYRRVGEIVRDAAGLGITEDELWERFEAEFERLRHG is encoded by the coding sequence TTGGTCCTGCCGGGGGTCGATCACGGGAGCGGGATCCCGATCTACCTGCAGATCGTCGAGCGTATCAGGCATGCGGTGGAGGTCGGGAGCTTCGAGGCGGGGCACCGGCTCCCGACCGTGCGCGCCCTGGCGAGGGAGCTGGGCGTCGCCCCGAACACCGTGGTCAGGGCCTACGGCGAGTTGCGACGGGAGGGGTTGATCGAGAGCCGCCCCGGGGTCGGGACGGTGGTCGCTGGCACCGCCGGGACGCGGGTCAGGGAGAGGCGGGTGCAGGACGTCTACCGGAGGGTGGGAGAGATCGTGCGCGACGCGGCGGGGCTCGGGATCACGGAAGACGAGCTCTGGGAACGCTTCGAGGCCGAGTTCGAGCGACTGCGTCACGGGTAG
- a CDS encoding M20 metallopeptidase family protein encodes MGATRLFEGLADQIAGKFGERITALRREIHREPELGFETERTARKVLSALEGLPLEVESGVAKNGVVATLEGNGEGPVVVLRADMDALPIREETGLPFASEFDGKMHACGHDAHTAMLFGAALALCEDGLRRHLEGSVKFVFQPAEEGGGGGRVMVEEGVLEGVSAAFALHLWPGLPLGSAATRPGPIMAAADAFELLVEGKGTHGAMPHLGTDAVLVASQIVTLLQSLVAREVDPTEPAVVTVGQLEAGTAFNIIPETARLKGTVRTLDEELRRVMPQRIEELARGVARGMRGDVRLDYEFSYPVTRNDPEAARLALDVAGKVLGEGRAVEAARPAMGAEDFAFMLEAVPGAYIWLGVGDVSGLHTPTFSFDESVMPVGSALLAALALEALSQRGLPGSG; translated from the coding sequence GTGGGCGCGACCCGCCTCTTCGAGGGGCTCGCGGACCAGATAGCCGGGAAGTTCGGGGAGAGGATCACGGCGCTGCGCCGCGAGATACACCGCGAGCCGGAGCTCGGCTTCGAGACGGAAAGGACCGCACGGAAGGTGCTCTCGGCGCTCGAGGGACTCCCGCTCGAGGTGGAGAGCGGGGTGGCGAAGAACGGCGTCGTCGCGACGCTGGAGGGTAACGGGGAGGGCCCGGTCGTCGTCCTGCGGGCCGACATGGACGCGCTTCCCATACGGGAGGAGACCGGGCTTCCGTTCGCCTCCGAGTTCGACGGGAAGATGCACGCCTGCGGGCACGACGCCCACACGGCGATGCTCTTCGGGGCGGCGCTGGCACTGTGCGAGGACGGGTTGCGCCGGCACCTCGAGGGGAGCGTCAAGTTCGTCTTCCAGCCGGCCGAGGAAGGTGGCGGCGGGGGCAGGGTCATGGTCGAGGAGGGGGTGCTCGAGGGCGTCTCAGCGGCGTTCGCGCTGCACCTGTGGCCCGGGCTGCCGCTGGGGAGCGCTGCGACCAGACCCGGTCCGATCATGGCCGCCGCCGACGCCTTCGAGCTTCTCGTGGAGGGGAAGGGCACCCACGGCGCGATGCCGCATCTCGGGACCGATGCCGTCCTCGTGGCCTCGCAGATCGTCACCCTGTTGCAGAGCCTCGTCGCGCGCGAGGTGGACCCGACGGAACCCGCGGTGGTGACCGTGGGGCAGCTGGAGGCCGGTACCGCCTTCAACATCATCCCCGAGACCGCGCGTCTGAAGGGGACGGTGCGCACGCTCGACGAGGAGCTGCGCCGGGTCATGCCGCAGCGCATCGAGGAGCTCGCCCGCGGGGTGGCCCGCGGTATGAGGGGGGATGTGCGGCTCGACTACGAGTTCTCCTACCCGGTGACGCGCAACGATCCCGAGGCCGCCCGGCTGGCCCTCGACGTCGCCGGGAAGGTGCTCGGCGAGGGACGGGCGGTGGAGGCCGCGCGGCCAGCGATGGGGGCCGAGGACTTCGCGTTCATGCTCGAGGCCGTCCCCGGGGCGTACATCTGGCTCGGGGTCGGGGATGTCTCCGGGCTCCACACCCCGACCTTCTCCTTCGACGAGAGCGTGATGCCCGTGGGCTCCGCTCTGCTCGCCGCGCTCGCGCTCGAGGCGCTCTCTCAGAGAGGGCTTCCGGGGAGCGGGTAG
- a CDS encoding YIP1 family protein, with translation MSPGYGAPYPPSPEGFWGALREVWLAPRRFFRRLDPEGGIVRPALFAAAVLYLNLLLGTFLRSILAGGFGYALLYAPLLGLAVSAVLGPLLVAAFATLVLFVLDGTPSAGRLGPLFRALCYSTGIGVVLWVPYGPLLALPYGACVVTLAVRETLGVGWRRAAAGALIPLATLVALLVLFGAPLGSYPLPGSPL, from the coding sequence GTGTCCCCGGGTTACGGAGCGCCGTACCCACCCTCTCCGGAAGGGTTCTGGGGTGCCCTCAGGGAGGTGTGGCTCGCCCCGAGACGTTTCTTTCGCAGGCTCGACCCCGAAGGCGGCATCGTGCGGCCCGCGCTCTTCGCGGCCGCCGTGCTCTACCTGAACCTGCTGCTCGGCACCTTCCTCAGGTCCATCCTCGCCGGCGGGTTCGGTTACGCGCTCCTGTACGCCCCGCTGCTCGGGCTCGCCGTCTCCGCGGTGCTCGGTCCGCTGCTCGTGGCGGCCTTCGCCACGCTGGTCCTGTTCGTGCTCGACGGCACTCCCTCGGCCGGCCGCCTGGGGCCGCTGTTCCGCGCCCTGTGCTACTCGACGGGCATAGGCGTGGTGCTCTGGGTCCCCTACGGGCCGCTGCTGGCCCTCCCGTACGGCGCCTGCGTCGTAACCCTCGCCGTCCGTGAGACCCTCGGGGTCGGGTGGCGGCGGGCCGCAGCCGGGGCCCTGATCCCTCTCGCCACCCTCGTGGCGCTGCTCGTCCTGTTCGGCGCGCCCCTGGGTTCCTACCCGCTCCCCGGAAGCCCTCTCTGA
- a CDS encoding phosphomannose isomerase type II C-terminal cupin domain, with protein MDQRPQSIKVDKPWGKFEQYTHNLPCTVKIITVAPGGILSRQYHDRRDELWVILDPGAKVELGDKTLYPDPEEKLFIPRGTIHRLACVGDSPVRILEISFGVFDEEDIVRLEDVYGRVGP; from the coding sequence TTGGACCAGAGACCACAATCCATAAAAGTAGACAAACCGTGGGGCAAGTTCGAGCAGTACACCCACAACCTCCCGTGCACCGTCAAGATCATCACGGTGGCCCCCGGTGGAATACTCTCCCGCCAGTACCACGACCGGCGGGACGAGCTGTGGGTGATCCTCGATCCGGGGGCCAAGGTGGAGCTCGGCGACAAGACGCTCTACCCCGACCCCGAGGAGAAGCTCTTCATACCGCGCGGCACGATCCATCGCCTGGCCTGCGTCGGGGACTCCCCGGTCAGGATCCTCGAGATCTCCTTCGGCGTCTTCGACGAGGAGGACATCGTCCGGCTCGAGGACGTCTACGGTCGGGTAGGACCCTGA
- a CDS encoding putative bifunctional diguanylate cyclase/phosphodiesterase: MAGRDRQGGDGYRALFERLAEAALVIDPESGAVLAANARARELYGLRGGASLSRLSDRPDEERRQLLRALRGPLGYEAVHRGEDGERFIAETSASPVDWRGVRAVVCLVREVTGRRRMEMDLRRTERRYRSLVEETPGVVFYVDDAGGLEPRPYMSPYAEKMLGFSPEEWLADENLFLKLLHPEDRERVLTASVRSRMTGEPVEIEYRMISRDGRVVWVRDASAPVEEDGGVRWQGVMVELTALREERPFGEPPRDPLTGLPGREIFLDRLSRALLHRAGSGLPAVFHLDLDGFRLAGDALGEEGSGALLRAAGRRISSSVRETDTVARLGEDEFAVLIEDVRDAADAARLARKLEREIRHPFTVEGADVLLSASIGVSLGRTGVSPQEMLLEAEAASSGVKARGGAACGFFDAEEEARAFERLALESDLRLALDRGEVELLFRPRVSLRDGILRVVGAEAFPSWEHPEHGRLTPGELFEVAGTAGLEEDLRRMVLEEACRRAVLWAGRGATPFVGVALSGRMVPGLVGLLARLLQGGGLDPRTLVLQIPEAALVSAPNGMERSLAHLKRLGVGLEICGFGVGGLPLSHLGKLPADSVKIDRSLVEGLESDASCRAAVGSAVALARALEVEPVADGVERGGQVEALRVLGCTTLQGNLFAGLLPAWRLDEMLAPGGSR; this comes from the coding sequence GTGGCGGGCAGGGACAGGCAGGGAGGGGACGGATACCGCGCACTCTTCGAGCGGCTGGCGGAAGCCGCCCTGGTGATCGACCCGGAGAGTGGGGCGGTGCTGGCCGCCAACGCCCGGGCCCGCGAACTTTACGGTCTCCGCGGCGGTGCTTCGCTCTCGCGGCTCTCGGACCGGCCCGACGAAGAGAGGCGGCAGCTGCTGCGGGCCCTGCGTGGGCCGCTGGGCTACGAGGCGGTGCACCGCGGGGAGGACGGCGAGAGGTTCATCGCCGAGACCAGCGCGTCTCCGGTGGACTGGAGAGGGGTTCGTGCGGTCGTCTGCCTCGTGCGCGAGGTCACAGGACGCCGCCGGATGGAGATGGATCTGCGGAGGACGGAGCGCAGGTACCGCAGCCTGGTCGAGGAGACCCCCGGCGTGGTCTTCTACGTGGACGACGCGGGGGGTCTCGAACCCCGGCCGTACATGAGCCCGTACGCCGAGAAGATGCTCGGTTTCTCCCCCGAGGAATGGCTGGCCGACGAGAACCTCTTCCTCAAGCTCCTGCACCCCGAAGACCGGGAGAGGGTCCTCACCGCGTCGGTGCGCTCCCGGATGACGGGGGAGCCGGTCGAGATCGAGTACCGGATGATCTCGCGCGACGGGCGGGTCGTCTGGGTGCGCGACGCGAGCGCTCCGGTCGAGGAGGACGGCGGGGTGCGCTGGCAGGGGGTCATGGTCGAGTTGACAGCCCTCCGGGAAGAGCGGCCCTTCGGGGAGCCCCCCCGCGACCCGCTGACCGGGCTCCCGGGCAGGGAGATCTTCCTCGACCGGCTCTCGCGGGCGTTGCTGCACCGCGCCGGCAGCGGGCTTCCGGCCGTTTTCCACCTCGACCTGGACGGGTTCCGGCTCGCCGGAGACGCTCTGGGAGAAGAAGGGAGCGGAGCCCTGCTGCGCGCCGCCGGACGGCGGATCTCCTCTTCGGTGCGGGAGACGGACACCGTGGCCCGGCTCGGGGAGGATGAGTTCGCCGTCCTGATCGAGGATGTGCGTGACGCCGCCGACGCCGCGCGCCTCGCCCGGAAGCTCGAGCGGGAGATCCGACACCCCTTCACCGTGGAGGGTGCCGACGTGCTCCTGAGCGCGAGCATCGGCGTCTCGCTCGGCAGGACGGGCGTCTCCCCGCAGGAGATGTTGCTCGAGGCGGAGGCTGCCTCCTCCGGTGTCAAAGCCCGGGGTGGGGCGGCGTGCGGGTTCTTCGATGCGGAAGAGGAGGCGCGCGCCTTCGAGCGTCTGGCGCTGGAGTCGGACCTGCGGCTTGCCCTCGACCGCGGGGAGGTGGAGCTCCTGTTCCGGCCGAGGGTGAGCCTGCGGGACGGGATCCTGCGGGTCGTCGGCGCCGAGGCCTTCCCGAGCTGGGAGCACCCCGAGCACGGCAGGCTGACGCCGGGAGAGTTGTTCGAGGTCGCCGGGACGGCCGGCCTCGAGGAGGATCTGAGGAGGATGGTCCTCGAAGAGGCGTGCCGGAGGGCCGTGCTCTGGGCGGGGAGAGGCGCCACGCCCTTCGTGGGGGTCGCGCTCTCCGGTCGCATGGTCCCCGGGCTCGTCGGCCTCCTCGCCCGGCTGCTGCAGGGAGGCGGGCTCGACCCGCGGACGCTGGTTTTGCAGATCCCGGAGGCGGCCCTGGTGAGCGCGCCGAACGGGATGGAGCGCTCGCTCGCGCACCTCAAGCGGCTCGGTGTCGGGCTGGAGATATGCGGTTTCGGGGTGGGCGGTCTGCCGCTCTCGCACCTCGGGAAGTTGCCGGCTGACTCGGTGAAGATCGACCGCTCGCTGGTAGAGGGGCTTGAGTCCGACGCCTCCTGCCGGGCGGCCGTGGGGTCCGCGGTGGCGCTGGCGCGGGCCCTCGAGGTCGAGCCGGTGGCCGACGGGGTCGAGCGGGGCGGACAGGTCGAAGCGCTGCGGGTCCTCGGCTGCACCACGCTGCAGGGGAACCTCTTCGCCGGGCTCCTGCCGGCGTGGCGTCTGGACGAGATGCTCGCCCCCGGCGGGAGCCGCTAG
- a CDS encoding cob(I)yrinic acid a,c-diamide adenosyltransferase, protein MGEKDNPPVSTGRGDDGTTTLLGAGRLRKDDPRIRVLGDIDEASSLLGLARAEAGEGELAALLLSLQRLLYRIMGDVAMPNEENTVGESDLEYVQDALAQWRERTEIPREFVVPGESRLGALVDVARSVVRRAERSLVAAGYAEAHPQALRVINRTSDLLFVAARHADGGNRLSKGD, encoded by the coding sequence ATGGGCGAGAAGGACAACCCGCCGGTCTCGACCGGCAGAGGAGACGACGGCACGACGACCCTGCTCGGGGCGGGACGTCTGCGCAAGGACGATCCGCGCATAAGGGTGCTCGGGGATATAGACGAGGCGAGCTCCTTACTCGGGCTCGCCCGCGCCGAGGCCGGGGAGGGGGAGCTGGCGGCGCTGTTGCTCTCCCTGCAGCGGCTCCTCTACCGCATCATGGGCGACGTCGCCATGCCGAACGAGGAGAACACGGTCGGCGAGAGCGACCTCGAGTACGTGCAGGACGCCCTGGCGCAGTGGAGGGAGCGGACGGAGATCCCGCGCGAGTTCGTCGTACCGGGGGAGAGCCGCCTCGGTGCGCTCGTAGACGTGGCCCGATCGGTGGTGCGCCGGGCGGAGAGGAGCCTCGTCGCCGCCGGTTACGCCGAGGCCCACCCGCAGGCCCTGCGGGTGATCAACAGAACCTCGGATCTGCTCTTCGTCGCGGCGCGCCACGCCGACGGGGGGAACCGGCTCTCGAAGGGAGACTAG
- a CDS encoding ATP-binding protein, which yields MKVFLRFPLDSGGPLGRAREVAAGHPGCRIEGERVGVELDLPADWRTLHELSVLLRGEGRVEYAVDGRAVRGEELFAGMRCFFRKERSGSPAREWCTPRSLSERQLFPCRQIHVYDNPRRTPNSWYSFGRMGEDGVFRVDKEAMAARVVSDLGAYAHCPILDLDGIAETMARLPDEIDPSREAGWSYRDDGPVSEWGVTRSGEREEEPEEGESLFERLAKSVRSRGAGVAAAGGDAPGSRSIPATRYEDVGGLDETVALVREAVELPMTHPEIFRRLGIRPHRGIIFHGPPGTGKTLLARAVAHECGAHFIAVSGPEILSRFWGQSEAKLRAIFAEARAKAPSIVLFDEIDSFASAREAMSESFEATLVSQLLSLMDGLGEPGRVCVIATTNRLDAIDPALRRPGRFDHEIEVGLPDEAGRRRIFEIHTRRMPTDPTLDLDELARLTRGYSGADIEALCREAALACMRRTIDLRSLERRIPPHRLDSLRVTTYDFRTAMKRVRPSVGR from the coding sequence GTGAAGGTCTTCTTGAGGTTCCCGCTCGATTCCGGAGGCCCGCTCGGCCGGGCGAGGGAGGTCGCGGCGGGGCACCCGGGTTGCCGCATCGAGGGGGAGCGGGTCGGGGTGGAGCTGGACCTCCCCGCCGACTGGCGTACCCTCCATGAGCTCTCGGTCCTGCTGCGCGGCGAGGGACGGGTGGAGTACGCGGTGGATGGCCGGGCCGTGAGGGGTGAGGAACTGTTCGCAGGGATGCGGTGCTTCTTCAGGAAGGAGCGCTCGGGGAGCCCGGCGCGGGAGTGGTGCACGCCGCGCTCCCTCTCAGAGAGGCAGCTCTTCCCCTGCCGGCAGATCCACGTCTACGACAACCCGCGCAGGACGCCGAACTCCTGGTACTCGTTCGGCAGGATGGGGGAGGATGGCGTCTTCCGGGTGGACAAGGAGGCCATGGCGGCCCGGGTCGTCTCCGACCTGGGCGCCTACGCGCACTGCCCGATCCTCGACCTCGACGGCATCGCGGAGACGATGGCCCGCCTGCCCGACGAGATAGACCCCTCGCGCGAGGCGGGCTGGAGCTACCGGGATGACGGTCCGGTCTCCGAGTGGGGGGTGACGCGGAGCGGGGAGCGGGAGGAAGAGCCGGAGGAGGGCGAGAGCCTCTTCGAGCGTCTGGCGAAGAGCGTCCGCAGCAGGGGAGCGGGGGTCGCGGCGGCGGGCGGCGACGCTCCCGGGAGCCGCAGCATCCCTGCCACTCGTTACGAGGACGTGGGTGGCCTCGACGAGACGGTGGCGCTGGTGAGGGAGGCCGTGGAGCTGCCGATGACCCACCCGGAGATCTTCCGGAGGCTGGGGATAAGGCCGCACAGGGGTATCATCTTCCATGGTCCACCGGGCACCGGCAAGACGCTTCTGGCGCGGGCGGTCGCGCACGAGTGCGGGGCGCACTTCATCGCGGTCTCCGGGCCCGAGATCCTGAGCCGCTTCTGGGGCCAGAGCGAGGCGAAGCTCCGGGCCATCTTCGCCGAGGCGAGGGCGAAGGCCCCCTCGATCGTCCTCTTCGACGAGATCGACTCCTTCGCCTCCGCGCGCGAGGCGATGAGCGAGAGCTTCGAGGCGACGCTCGTCTCCCAGCTCCTCTCGCTGATGGACGGGCTGGGCGAGCCCGGGCGGGTCTGCGTGATCGCCACCACCAACCGCCTCGACGCGATAGACCCCGCCCTCCGCCGCCCCGGTCGTTTCGACCACGAGATCGAGGTCGGACTGCCCGACGAAGCCGGACGGCGCCGGATCTTCGAGATACACACCCGCCGGATGCCCACCGACCCCACCCTCGACCTCGACGAGCTGGCCCGCCTCACCCGCGGCTACTCCGGCGCGGACATCGAGGCGCTCTGCCGGGAGGCGGCGCTCGCCTGCATGCGCCGCACCATAGACCTGCGCTCCCTCGAGCGTCGTATCCCCCCGCACCGGCTCGACTCGCTCCGGGTCACCACCTACGACTTCCGCACCGCGATGAAGCGGGTGCGCCCGAGCGTCGGGCGCTGA